The following are encoded together in the Adhaeribacter arboris genome:
- a CDS encoding HupE/UreJ family protein yields MQDFSLYFSLGWEHILDWQGYDHILFVCALCGIYVWRDGRKVLVLVTAFTLGHSVTLALSVLNIIRIPTALIEFLIPVTIVATCLGNIFRKKTSAWSIRFNYFLALFFGFIHGLGFSNYLKSLLGRNSNIIAELFSFNLGLEMGQLIIVFTILFLSFIFTEVGKAPRREWNLFLSSAILGIAFTMALERLAVLLN; encoded by the coding sequence ATGCAGGATTTTTCTTTATACTTCTCGTTAGGCTGGGAGCATATTTTAGATTGGCAAGGCTACGACCATATTTTGTTTGTATGTGCTTTGTGCGGCATTTATGTTTGGCGCGATGGGCGAAAAGTTTTAGTACTGGTTACTGCTTTTACCCTGGGTCATTCGGTAACATTGGCCTTAAGCGTGTTAAATATCATCCGGATACCAACTGCTCTTATTGAATTTCTGATTCCGGTTACGATTGTAGCTACTTGTTTGGGTAATATCTTCCGAAAAAAAACGTCGGCTTGGTCCATTCGGTTCAACTACTTTTTGGCTCTATTTTTCGGTTTCATTCACGGTTTAGGTTTTTCCAACTATTTAAAAAGTTTATTGGGTCGTAATTCCAACATTATCGCGGAATTATTTAGTTTTAACCTGGGTTTAGAAATGGGTCAACTAATTATTGTATTTACAATTCTCTTTTTATCTTTTATCTTTACCGAAGTCGGGAAAGCACCCCGGCGGGAATGGAATTTATTTTTATCATCGGCTATTTTGGGGATTGCATTCACCATGGCCCTGGAACGTCTGGCCGTTCTTTTGAATTAA
- a CDS encoding M1 family metallopeptidase — MKNCFLTLLFITGLSVPVWAQTQNNPESNHGNKFEQLGTIIQDPNMYRSASGAPGPRYWQQRADYEIDVALDDEKQRITGSETVTYYNNSPDPLTYIWLQLDENEHNPKSDNQKFDESSMKDKMSIADVQAIMGHNQDLGVKIQKLTDGSGKALKYTINQTMLRIELPKTLKPGERFKFKVNWNYTISDRMTIGGRGGYEYFAEDGNYLYTIAQWYPRLAVYSDFQGWQNKQFTGRGEFALTFGNFKVNITVPADHVVGATGECQNYSKILTPAQYKRWNQAKSATSPIEIVTLAEVKQTMKSKSQKQKTWTYVASNVRDFAFVSSRRIVWDAMGTNVEGKKVMAMSYYGPEAYPLYNRYSTKVVAHTLKSYSKHSIAYPYPVAISVEAANGMEYPMICFNYGRAEKDGTYSEATKYGMIGVIIHEVGHNFFPMIVNSDERQWTWMDEGLNTFLQYLAEQEWDNNYPSQRGPAHKIADYMRLPKDQLEPIMTNSENIVRFGPNAYAKPATALNILRETVMGRELFDYAFKQYARRWAFKHPTPADFFRTMEDASAVDLDWFWRGWFYGIDPVDIAISNVKYYRLDTKNPEVENLEAKVTREKTEYNIGRERNRQEGTKFAVEQDTSLQDFYNKWDRFAVTPASRSAFNEFYAGLTPEEKALYDSKTNFYEVEFTNLGGLVMPLILEWTYADGSKETERISAYIWRKNEQKITKVFAKAKEVKSLRLDPYRETGDIEENNNAWPAEYTPSKFELFKQKTTPRGSSTGPNPMQQNSQKPTQNQVGQ, encoded by the coding sequence ATGAAAAATTGCTTTTTAACCTTACTCTTTATCACTGGTCTGAGTGTACCAGTCTGGGCACAAACGCAGAATAATCCGGAATCGAACCACGGGAACAAATTTGAACAGCTCGGCACTATTATTCAGGACCCGAATATGTACCGTTCGGCGTCTGGCGCTCCCGGCCCCCGTTATTGGCAGCAACGCGCCGATTACGAAATAGACGTGGCACTCGACGATGAAAAACAACGGATCACGGGTTCTGAAACCGTAACCTACTACAATAATTCTCCCGACCCGCTTACTTACATCTGGCTGCAGCTCGACGAAAACGAGCATAATCCCAAGAGCGACAACCAAAAGTTCGACGAGAGTAGCATGAAAGACAAAATGTCGATTGCGGATGTGCAAGCCATTATGGGCCATAATCAGGATTTAGGGGTAAAGATCCAGAAATTAACTGATGGCAGCGGTAAAGCTTTAAAATATACCATCAACCAAACCATGTTGCGCATTGAGCTGCCGAAAACTTTGAAACCCGGCGAGCGCTTCAAGTTCAAAGTAAACTGGAATTATACTATTTCGGATAGGATGACCATTGGCGGCCGCGGCGGTTACGAGTATTTTGCCGAAGATGGTAATTATTTGTACACCATTGCCCAGTGGTACCCACGCTTGGCGGTTTATTCCGATTTTCAGGGCTGGCAGAACAAGCAATTTACCGGCCGGGGAGAGTTTGCTTTAACTTTTGGTAATTTTAAAGTAAATATAACCGTTCCCGCCGATCACGTGGTAGGCGCTACCGGTGAATGTCAAAATTATAGCAAAATATTAACTCCGGCGCAATACAAACGCTGGAACCAAGCTAAATCTGCTACCTCGCCCATTGAAATAGTTACGTTAGCTGAAGTAAAACAAACCATGAAAAGCAAATCCCAGAAGCAGAAAACCTGGACTTACGTGGCCAGTAATGTGCGGGATTTTGCCTTTGTGTCGTCGCGGCGGATTGTATGGGATGCTATGGGCACTAACGTAGAAGGTAAAAAAGTTATGGCCATGTCTTACTATGGTCCGGAAGCTTACCCGCTTTACAACCGTTATTCCACCAAAGTAGTGGCGCATACCTTAAAATCCTATTCAAAGCACAGTATTGCTTATCCGTACCCGGTGGCCATTTCGGTAGAAGCGGCCAACGGCATGGAATACCCGATGATTTGCTTTAATTACGGCCGGGCCGAAAAAGACGGCACCTATTCCGAAGCAACAAAATACGGAATGATCGGGGTAATTATTCACGAAGTAGGTCATAACTTCTTCCCGATGATTGTGAACTCCGACGAACGGCAGTGGACCTGGATGGACGAAGGTTTAAACACCTTTTTACAATATTTAGCGGAACAGGAATGGGATAACAACTACCCGTCGCAACGCGGGCCGGCGCATAAAATTGCCGATTACATGCGCTTACCCAAAGATCAGTTAGAACCCATCATGACAAACTCCGAAAACATTGTGCGTTTCGGACCAAATGCGTACGCTAAACCCGCAACAGCTTTAAATATTCTGCGTGAAACGGTAATGGGCCGCGAGTTGTTCGATTACGCTTTTAAACAATATGCCCGTCGCTGGGCCTTTAAACATCCTACCCCCGCCGATTTTTTCCGGACCATGGAAGATGCTTCCGCCGTGGATTTAGATTGGTTCTGGCGGGGCTGGTTTTACGGCATTGATCCGGTAGATATAGCTATTTCCAATGTAAAGTATTACCGTCTGGATACTAAAAATCCGGAAGTAGAGAATCTGGAAGCAAAAGTTACCCGCGAAAAAACCGAATACAACATTGGCCGCGAGCGCAACCGCCAGGAGGGAACCAAGTTTGCCGTAGAGCAAGATACATCGTTACAGGATTTTTATAATAAATGGGATAGATTTGCGGTAACGCCAGCATCCCGTTCTGCCTTTAACGAGTTTTATGCCGGCCTTACTCCCGAGGAAAAAGCCTTGTACGACAGCAAAACTAACTTCTACGAAGTAGAGTTTACTAACTTAGGTGGTTTAGTAATGCCGTTAATTTTGGAATGGACTTATGCTGATGGCAGCAAAGAAACGGAACGCATTTCAGCGTATATCTGGCGCAAAAACGAACAGAAGATTACAAAGGTATTTGCGAAAGCTAAAGAAGTGAAAAGTCTGCGTTTAGATCCTTATCGCGAAACCGGCGACATTGAAGAAAACAACAATGCCTGGCCCGCCGAGTACACACCTTCTAAATTTGAATTGTTCAAGCAGAAAACAACTCCCCGTGGTTCTTCAACCGGACCAAATCCTATGCAGCAGAACAGCCAAAAACCTACTCAAAACCAGGTAGGTCAATAA
- a CDS encoding dihydrofolate reductase family protein, giving the protein MRKLKLYIATSLDGKIARKDDSVDWLPDPNAGEDYGYQNFLAEIDTLVMGYKTYEVCLKLGEWPYEGKTTYVFTRDVTKPQIPAVQLISQNPVEFVKDLLQQEGKDIWLVGGGEINTLLHDAGLIDSYYIAFIPIILGEGIELLPEVRKQQNLVLTQHQVYENGLVMLYLEKVSS; this is encoded by the coding sequence ATGAGAAAACTGAAATTGTATATTGCTACCAGCCTGGATGGTAAAATTGCCCGTAAGGATGATTCCGTAGATTGGTTACCTGACCCAAATGCTGGGGAAGACTATGGCTATCAGAATTTCTTAGCGGAAATAGATACCTTGGTAATGGGCTACAAAACTTACGAAGTTTGCTTAAAGCTAGGAGAATGGCCCTATGAGGGTAAGACAACCTACGTTTTTACCCGCGACGTAACCAAGCCGCAGATTCCGGCGGTACAACTAATTAGTCAGAACCCGGTAGAATTTGTAAAAGATTTGCTTCAACAAGAAGGTAAAGATATATGGTTAGTGGGTGGCGGTGAAATAAATACTTTACTGCACGATGCCGGTTTGATAGATTCGTATTATATAGCCTTTATACCTATAATTTTAGGGGAAGGAATTGAGTTATTACCGGAAGTTCGGAAGCAGCAAAATTTAGTATTAACGCAGCACCAAGTTTATGAAAACGGGTTAGTAATGCTTTATTTAGAAAAAGTATCTTCTTAA
- a CDS encoding NAD-dependent epimerase/dehydratase family protein, with product MKEPQRILITGSAGFIGHHLLLALSDLPVSIIGLDSLNDYYDPQLKAGRLRRQGFEPDSIEYNILIKSQERVNVSFIKLDITDEPALTTLFQENSFDVVIHLAAQAGVRHSLKDPQSYVASNLVGFANILEGCRNFKIKHLLFASSSSVYGNNQKIPFAVNDRTDAPVSFYAATKKANEVMAHSYAHLYQIPITGMRFFTVYGPWGRPDMAYFSFAKAIEEQTPIKIYNHGNMLRDFTYVEDVIQSIIRLTGLPPKIQESQRAPYKLYNIGNSQPEHLMELVTILERLLHKKAILDLQPMPPGDVPATYADVQDLMEATDFRPLTSLETGLTHFINWYTSYYQKQFLPVS from the coding sequence ATGAAAGAACCGCAGCGTATTTTAATAACCGGAAGTGCTGGTTTTATCGGTCATCACCTTTTGCTCGCTCTCTCTGATTTGCCGGTATCAATTATTGGCCTAGATTCTCTTAATGATTACTACGATCCGCAACTTAAAGCCGGGCGCTTGCGCCGGCAAGGTTTTGAACCTGATTCTATTGAATATAATATTTTAATTAAAAGTCAGGAGAGAGTTAATGTTTCCTTTATTAAACTGGATATAACCGATGAGCCTGCTTTAACTACACTCTTTCAGGAAAATTCTTTTGATGTAGTTATTCATTTGGCGGCTCAGGCCGGAGTACGACATAGCCTGAAAGATCCGCAGTCGTACGTAGCCAGCAACTTAGTAGGTTTCGCCAATATACTCGAAGGTTGCCGTAATTTTAAAATTAAACATTTACTGTTTGCTTCATCTAGTTCGGTTTACGGCAACAATCAAAAAATACCATTTGCCGTGAATGACCGCACGGATGCACCGGTTTCGTTTTACGCGGCTACTAAAAAGGCCAACGAGGTAATGGCGCACAGTTACGCGCATTTGTACCAAATCCCAATTACGGGCATGCGTTTTTTTACGGTTTATGGTCCGTGGGGCCGACCCGATATGGCTTATTTTTCCTTTGCCAAAGCAATTGAAGAACAAACGCCCATAAAAATTTACAATCACGGCAATATGCTGCGCGATTTTACTTACGTGGAGGATGTTATTCAAAGTATTATCCGACTAACAGGTTTGCCGCCTAAAATTCAAGAAAGCCAAAGAGCACCTTATAAACTGTATAATATTGGTAACAGCCAACCCGAGCATTTAATGGAATTGGTTACTATTTTAGAACGCTTACTGCACAAAAAAGCCATCTTAGATTTGCAGCCCATGCCGCCCGGCGATGTACCCGCTACTTATGCCGACGTGCAGGATTTAATGGAAGCCACCGATTTTCGACCTCTTACTTCCCTCGAAACCGGTTTGACTCATTTTATCAATTGGTATACCAGTTACTACCAAAAGCAATTCCTGCCGGTGAGCTAA
- a CDS encoding glycosyltransferase, whose protein sequence is MNLASHLRAKPSLTIIVPVFNEEECLQPFSEAMDPFLEKSPMPTQVLFVNDGSRDASLAKIKHICANKTGYTYISLDKNYGLSTAFKAGIDYATTTYIGYIDADLQTSPMDFLLFFPFLPEYQMVNGIRQKRKDTFVKKISSKIANSFRRRMIQDGIADTGCPLKIMDAAYAKRVPFFTGMHRFLPALFQLQGGKVKQIPVQHFERLAGYSKYHLFNRLWGPLQDTFAFRWMRKRYIRYQITEQLPKEILHSYHD, encoded by the coding sequence ATGAACCTAGCCTCACATCTACGGGCCAAACCATCTTTAACCATTATTGTTCCGGTATTTAACGAGGAAGAATGCCTGCAACCGTTTAGCGAAGCCATGGACCCCTTCTTAGAAAAATCGCCCATGCCCACTCAGGTGCTTTTTGTGAACGATGGTTCGCGCGATGCCAGCTTAGCGAAGATTAAACATATTTGTGCCAATAAAACGGGTTACACGTATATTTCGCTGGATAAAAATTATGGACTAAGTACGGCTTTTAAAGCCGGAATTGATTACGCTACTACTACCTACATTGGCTATATCGACGCTGATTTGCAAACCTCACCGATGGATTTTTTGCTTTTCTTTCCTTTTTTACCCGAATACCAAATGGTGAACGGCATCCGGCAGAAGCGCAAAGATACCTTTGTAAAGAAAATTTCTTCTAAAATAGCGAATAGTTTCCGGCGTCGCATGATTCAGGATGGCATAGCCGATACCGGTTGTCCTTTAAAAATAATGGATGCAGCTTACGCGAAAAGAGTGCCTTTTTTTACGGGAATGCACCGGTTTTTACCGGCTTTGTTTCAATTACAAGGCGGTAAGGTAAAGCAAATTCCGGTGCAGCATTTCGAGCGGTTAGCGGGTTATTCTAAATACCACTTGTTTAATCGGCTTTGGGGACCGTTGCAGGACACTTTTGCTTTCCGGTGGATGCGTAAGCGTTATATCCGGTATCAGATTACCGAACAGTTACCAAAAGAAATCCTGCATTCGTACCATGACTAA
- a CDS encoding lipid-A-disaccharide synthase N-terminal domain-containing protein — translation MTKTEYFIYGIGLLAQLLFSARLLLQWVQSEKAGKVLSPASFWTTSILASILLMVYGALREDVVVIGGQVISYFIYLRNLKLKNIWQEVPFVIRWLAILFPFFTFAWLLFYDNATWTSLLEHNKISGALIAWGGLGQVVFTLRFVYQWYFSERLQQSIIPNGFWLISLVGSLMIMSYAVIRLDPVLFLGQIFGVVVYVRNFILGTREKARSQVKPKQKMVPEPTESAKKIIT, via the coding sequence ATGACTAAAACTGAATATTTCATCTATGGTATTGGTTTATTAGCCCAATTATTATTTTCTGCCCGGCTTTTACTGCAATGGGTTCAATCAGAAAAAGCGGGTAAGGTTTTATCGCCGGCCTCTTTCTGGACTACCAGTATTCTAGCTTCTATTCTGTTAATGGTTTACGGGGCTTTACGGGAAGATGTGGTAGTAATTGGCGGACAGGTTATTTCTTATTTTATCTACCTGCGTAATTTAAAGCTGAAAAATATTTGGCAGGAGGTGCCTTTTGTTATTCGTTGGCTGGCTATTCTCTTTCCTTTCTTTACGTTTGCCTGGTTGCTTTTTTATGATAATGCTACCTGGACTTCTTTGCTGGAACACAATAAAATTTCGGGCGCTTTAATTGCCTGGGGCGGGCTGGGGCAGGTAGTTTTTACCTTGCGTTTTGTGTATCAGTGGTATTTTTCGGAGCGGTTGCAACAATCAATTATCCCAAATGGCTTTTGGTTAATTAGTTTAGTGGGTAGTCTCATGATTATGTCGTACGCAGTTATTCGGTTAGACCCGGTTCTTTTCCTCGGACAGATTTTTGGGGTAGTCGTGTACGTGCGAAACTTTATTCTGGGTACCCGGGAAAAAGCGCGTTCGCAAGTTAAGCCAAAGCAAAAAATGGTTCCGGAACCAACCGAGTCAGCTAAAAAAATTATTACGTAG
- a CDS encoding ArnT family glycosyltransferase gives MPQTLNQTPSLLQKTSVQVVLLFILIYATFFQNLQAIEPSLMEARNFITVREMTQHGNWLIPTLNGEPRLAKPPLPTWLTAISVLATGDLYNLGALRFPAVLISGLAVYFLYLLTRQLTTDRLLPFLAGAVLATSFSFFNIGRQGTWDIYCHAFMMGSIWLLVKGMQANSKAFGCFVGSGILLGCSFLSKGPVAFYALLLPFLLSYGYGYGATAFKKHWFGILLAFFICMVISLAWPMYVYLQEPAKLATNITNESTAWVNRHVKPFWFYLSFPWQAGIWAIFVVAALISPYARQRIAPYGNYRFFSSWIFIGLFLLSVIPEKKERYLLPLLLPMALITAYYIRFLLDAFNRRNTTRADRFVFRVNGILFILIALGLPILLYQKAFAKHSINLNVFVVSSIFYLVLGICFLIAVKKRNFGLFLIGAIGVHILTIFILLPNYQNMLYPVNNYVGLDKVRAQKNLDKLPFYALHEISPEHIWEIGKKVDTITVVNQKLKLPTTFPLALFSRDSLSAAMLPEYNLRLKPLAQYQYDRRHPERVYYLYLISR, from the coding sequence ATGCCGCAAACGCTAAACCAAACGCCTAGTTTGTTACAAAAGACTTCCGTTCAGGTAGTACTGCTTTTTATTCTTATATACGCTACTTTTTTTCAAAATCTGCAAGCCATAGAGCCTTCTTTAATGGAGGCGCGAAATTTTATTACCGTCCGGGAAATGACTCAACACGGAAATTGGCTAATTCCTACTTTAAACGGAGAGCCCCGCTTGGCAAAACCTCCTTTGCCCACCTGGTTAACCGCTATTTCGGTGTTAGCCACCGGCGATTTGTACAATTTAGGTGCTTTGCGATTTCCAGCCGTTCTAATTTCGGGTTTAGCGGTTTATTTTCTTTATCTGCTCACCCGCCAACTTACTACTGACCGGCTTTTGCCTTTTTTAGCCGGCGCCGTTCTGGCTACTTCTTTTTCTTTCTTTAACATTGGGCGGCAAGGCACCTGGGATATTTATTGCCATGCTTTCATGATGGGCAGTATTTGGTTGCTGGTAAAAGGTATGCAAGCAAATAGTAAAGCCTTTGGTTGCTTTGTAGGGAGCGGTATTTTGCTCGGTTGCTCTTTTCTAAGTAAAGGGCCCGTGGCTTTCTATGCTTTGCTATTGCCTTTTTTGCTGAGTTACGGCTATGGCTATGGCGCAACTGCCTTCAAAAAACATTGGTTTGGCATTTTACTCGCCTTCTTTATTTGTATGGTAATTAGTCTGGCCTGGCCCATGTACGTGTATTTACAGGAACCGGCCAAACTGGCGACGAATATCACCAATGAGAGTACCGCCTGGGTAAACCGGCACGTTAAACCTTTTTGGTTTTATTTAAGCTTTCCGTGGCAAGCCGGTATTTGGGCCATTTTTGTGGTAGCCGCCCTTATTAGTCCTTATGCCCGGCAACGGATTGCGCCTTACGGGAATTACCGTTTTTTTAGTAGCTGGATTTTTATCGGCTTGTTTTTATTATCGGTCATTCCGGAGAAAAAAGAAAGGTATTTATTACCCTTACTTCTTCCAATGGCTTTGATCACCGCTTATTATATTCGCTTTTTATTAGATGCTTTTAACCGGCGAAATACCACCAGAGCGGATCGTTTTGTTTTTAGGGTGAATGGCATTTTATTCATTCTTATTGCTCTGGGATTACCCATTTTACTCTATCAAAAAGCTTTTGCTAAGCACAGTATTAATTTGAATGTATTTGTTGTTAGTAGTATTTTTTATTTGGTATTAGGTATTTGCTTTTTAATAGCTGTAAAGAAGAGAAATTTCGGCCTGTTTCTAATTGGGGCTATTGGCGTCCATATTCTAACTATATTTATTCTTCTGCCCAATTACCAAAACATGCTTTATCCGGTAAATAACTACGTGGGATTAGATAAAGTAAGAGCGCAAAAGAATTTAGATAAATTGCCTTTTTACGCCTTACACGAAATATCGCCGGAACATATTTGGGAAATAGGAAAAAAAGTGGATACCATTACAGTAGTGAATCAGAAATTAAAACTACCTACTACTTTTCCTCTAGCTCTTTTTTCGCGCGATTCGCTTTCTGCTGCTATGTTACCTGAATATAACTTGCGACTAAAACCGTTAGCTCAATATCAATACGACCGCCGTCATCCGGAAAGGGTTTATTATTTATACCTTATTTCACGATGA
- a CDS encoding AraC family transcriptional regulator produces MKRYIQYEPFNIYLFSASEWQHPVHKHSYFEVIFIRKGQGKHFINGNTFTYSAGDVFLLGPEDYHYFQIEEKTTFCYLRFTEAFVKDPALSQSPVWLRTIKMLLNSPYQSSGSIVKEAKEKDLLEYLLLVLLHEYEQRTESSYELIMNGIMKAILGILARNVVHEKGIEVKDPKSSLLIEEILSYISQNIQKPDQLRMEQLVEKFHYSPTYLSIFFKRQTGESLQQYILKYKLQMIRNRLQFSDRSIAQITYEYGFTDGSHLNKLFKKYYGLTPGEFRSKFLEKV; encoded by the coding sequence ATGAAGCGGTACATTCAATACGAACCATTTAATATTTATTTATTTTCGGCCAGTGAATGGCAGCATCCGGTTCATAAGCATAGCTATTTTGAAGTTATATTTATCCGAAAAGGCCAAGGAAAACATTTTATTAATGGCAACACGTTCACTTATTCTGCCGGCGATGTATTTTTATTGGGACCGGAAGATTACCATTATTTTCAAATTGAGGAAAAAACTACTTTTTGTTATCTGCGGTTTACGGAAGCTTTTGTAAAAGATCCCGCTTTATCTCAATCGCCCGTTTGGCTTCGCACAATAAAAATGCTTCTGAATTCACCGTATCAGTCTAGTGGTTCGATTGTTAAGGAAGCCAAAGAAAAAGATTTACTCGAATACTTATTGCTGGTATTGTTGCACGAATACGAGCAACGGACCGAAAGTTCGTACGAATTAATTATGAACGGCATTATGAAGGCTATTCTGGGAATTCTGGCCCGTAACGTAGTTCATGAAAAAGGAATTGAAGTGAAAGATCCGAAAAGCAGCTTACTCATCGAGGAAATTTTATCGTATATCAGCCAGAATATTCAGAAGCCGGACCAATTACGCATGGAGCAATTAGTAGAGAAGTTCCATTACTCACCTACTTACTTGAGCATATTTTTTAAACGGCAAACCGGGGAGTCGCTGCAGCAATATATTTTAAAATACAAATTACAAATGATTCGTAATCGCTTGCAGTTCAGCGACCGGAGCATTGCCCAGATTACCTACGAATACGGTTTTACGGATGGCAGCCATTTAAACAAATTATTCAAAAAGTATTATGGCCTAACCCCCGGAGAGTTTCGCAGTAAGTTTTTAGAAAAGGTTTAA